TCCATTTTGACGTAGTCTAACCCCTTTATTGATTTCAATAGGTGGAAGCTTACTTCTCAGTGATACTGGACTTCTTGGAGTTGTTTGCACATGCCATGGTCTGTGCATGTCAATCTCCAAATTCTTAGAGGTAATAATATCTTCTTTTACAATGTTCCTGCCATTTTGCTTATGATGTGCATCCTGTAATCCTTGATTATGTTAGTAAATGTCTAAATATTTGTTCATGTGGAAAAGTATTTGAAAGTGAGATCATGCATCAGCATTCAGGTTCTTGTGATGCTGACCCTGGGAATGCAGTTTTTATGGATAATGGAGAGACTATAGCTCACTGGTGGAAGGTCTTCTCATCCAAAATCAGGGTATGTTTGTTTTTACTGGATCATCTGCAGGGCAGGGTGTGTGAGGGGAAAGTGTGTAGAGAGACTTGAATATATTGCTGTACAATTTATTTGTTATTCTGTTGTTTTTAACATACTATTTGATAGAGTTTATGCCTAGAATTTGAAGAGTCCTGATGCCAAAATATTGTTGATTGCTTATTAGATTAGAGTATTGGAAGGGCCCAGAGGATGGGATTGGCCTGAAGGAATTTCAGTGACGTCGGGTTTGACAGATCATCCTATTTCCAGCCTGTCAAACAGTTCCATCACGTTGAATCAAGTAGACTCTTGTAGAGCTTCAGCAAGCTATGAGCAGAAAAGTCGCGGTGTCATAAATTCGAAGGAAAATCATAGTTGCAGGAACATTGTTGATGAATATCTATACCGTGGAACAGATAGACCGTCAAGAGATAGCGGAAATTCttttttcaaaaacttcatgAGCAATTCTCACCAAACTCAACATTTGCATGGACTGCTAAACTCGACTTCTGTACATTCAGAGAAAGCTTCTCAGCCTGTTGTGCCCTCGCTTAATTTAAAAACATCATGCAGTGGCTTCAGTGATGGTTCAAAAAACAGTTTAATTGTTGAGAAACCGGGAGTTTCCTCTAGTATTGAATTGAGACTTGGGCAGCCGTCACAGAAAAGCCTGACATTGAATATGAAACATCAACTTGCTGTCGGGTCTAATCTACATGGCATACATGAGGAGGCCTCAAATGTGTTTTGCCAGGATAAGCTGCTTCAGACAAGTATGTTGCTGTAATTTTACATTCTCACTATCACATATAAATGCTTTTCCCATCCCAAAACTATGTGTATAATTTGCTTCTAACTCAATGTAATGCAGAAGCCAATAAATGGCAAGGTAGTGGACCGACTCATCAGTTTgcaaatattaattctagtcCTGCCGGAAAAAGGAGGCCAACTCATTTGGAGCATTCACATGGTGTGAGAGGAGGCTATGCTGCAACAGCCAATTGCTGGAAAGATTCATCAAATATTAGCTTGCAAACAACAACCAACTTAAGTTCTAAGTTGCAAACAAACAACCCCGAGACAAAGTGTCAATTCAGGAACATTTACGAGAATAGCAGTTGCAGGCATGCCTATGAGAATGAAAGAGACAAAATTTATCTTCCATATAGTTCACCGGCTAGTACCATCAAGGAATTGGGTATGGATGTGTCGAATGGCCCAAGCAAAATGAATGAGGACAAAGTAGTGGAATATGCTTTGGATGGCTTGGTTGGTGCAGCCAAATCACATACTGAAGTCTCAGGGGAACTTAAGGGAAAGGCAAGAAGTTTTAACTTAGTTCTGGGGGAGAACTCCTCAGCTTTTCTAGGGAAAAACCTTGATTCCCACCATGTATCTACCATGCCTACTGATAAATCACATGGTAGAAAATTCTCAAACAATTACTTGAAGATCTCTTCGCTTTCTGATATTACCCACTTCAGTTATAATAATCTCAAACCTATCCAAAATCCAATGGTTTCTGAAGAGATACCTCAGGGGCCCACCACCAAAAATTCAGCGTTTGTCCACAATCCAGTTCCAACATTGCCAAAAGAAAACAGTAGTCTAATAAGAAAAGGTTTGCAGTACAAGAGTGTGGAAATGCCTGGTGCATGGAACATGTTTGATTTATCTGGCAGAGACAATGGCCCACCTGTGAGAGGTGTCCAAGAACATGAGATTGCAAAAAACCCTTGTGTACAGTCTCCTATGACAATCGCTCCATCAACATCACAGGATTCTACACAATTACGTGATTCTTTGAGTATAATAAAATTTCCAGAAACCGGAGACAGGTCAAGGTTGCCTGGCTATTGGATGGGCTATAATTGTGAGAGATTTTGTACAAAAGGTAAACATATCGTATCTCAAGCGCATATTCCGGCATTTTTTTAAGTTCTTAAGATGTATTTATACATGTTGCTGCCTGACTTCTACCACAAAGCATTAGTAAGCATGTCTGGCATTTTACGGctatttaaatttgaataatCCTATATATCTTATAATTCGACCAGGAAGATCTCAGTACGCAGAAAATTCAGTACTTCCTCACATGGAGCAGCTTTATTTATGGTAATTGTAACTGCTGACCTTCCCTTTTTCCTGCTTATATTAATGTACCATGAAACCTCATATTATTCTAGATCTAGCTGCGGTGTGGGGCTGAAGTGATGGCTCTATAACAATAGACTTGTAAACTATACTTATAGAAGTATATTCTGAAGGGAGATGCTACTATTTTCAAACCGCACGTTCCTATATTTTGTTTCTCTCTTCTgatttactttactttctcatCACAATAAAATTCGAACCAGGGGATCTGAATGCAACATTACTCGCAGCAAGAAAGAGCACTCCTCACAAGGTTTACCATATGCCTCTGTACCTGAAAAGTGCAGCCCTACTAACCAAGAAAATTATTTGGCTGGGCAGTATGACTTGAATGATGATAACTTTGGTATTATGGCAAAAGGAGATAGAAGTGGATTAGCTACAACAAGCTCACTTCACTCGAAGTTGAAGACAAACTTTTGTTTTCTGGAGACAACTAAATCTTTTGATAAAGCTAAAAGTTCTGTGGTACCAAACACGAAGAGTGCTGAATCTTATTATTTTCAGTGGAGAGACGTGCCCAAAAAAGGAACAGGGAATTGCAGTTTGACTGGTAAAGAACGGGAAGTTGTTTCGCACAGTCCTTTGGGATGCCCTGCTGCTGATGTTTCTAAGTCGCTTGCTGAATTTACTCCAATTGTGGTTCCCGTGAAGGAGCATGAAATAACTAATATCTCTTCTGGATGTTCTGCTCCTGATGTGACCCAGTCTTCCAGTGAGGTTAACAAGAAAGAGTCTCCCACTACTGAAGTTAGGAATATCAGGTTTGCTGATAGTCTAGTTCTGGATAATGGATCGGGAAATGTCAGAAGCTGTTCATCTGATGATGCACTTGATTCAGAATCCGGTCCTGAATTCTTTGAATCTGTGTCCAAGATCAACTCGACCAAGAGCAAACCATTCAACCTAGTTCCTAGGAAGGAATCTCTTAGTCTAGTTGAAGAGATCAGAGTCCAAAATTCATTGCAATTAAAAATGCCACCATACAAGATCAAAAGAAGTTACACCTTTCATGAAGACAGTGATTGCTTACAGAATTTTGAGTTAGCTCCTAAAAAGAAGAGGAAAACAGTTAAATGGATGAAGCTGGATGTCTCTGGAAACTCCTCCATTGATAACAAAACCCCAAAGTGCTCTGAAGAAGTTGGACAGAATGCTAATTCATTCTCAGACATGCTGATACAACATAAAGGTGATCAACAACAAAGTCCTAGCAGCTGTGCAGAGTATGTTGAGCAAAGTGACAAGCAGAGAAATTCTGCTTTTCCTGCTGCCACATGGATCTCCCGTGGAAAAGACTTCAACGAAGTTCATCAACATGAACATCAGCAGCAATGGAACACATGTAAAAGTTTGGTGGTTAATGCCACTTTAAGAGCTTCTGAAGTGTTGAGAAAGAAAAGGTTAAGACTAAATGATGATTCTTCCAGACCTATAGAAACTCGAGAAAAATTTTGTAGTGGTGCTGCATTGACTGGAAAATGGACATCTTTAGGTGGCTCTAAATCTCTCAGTAAATCCAGCTTTGAGAAACGGATTGTCAGGCCAACAGTTTGTGGGAAGTACGGAATTATTTCTAATGGAAATCCATCAAAGCCAACTAAAATTGTTCCCTTGAGAGTGGTTCTCAAGACTGCTGCGTCTCTAGTAGATAAAAGCAGCAGAAAAGCTGACAACTATAAGAAACTCAAATCCACATCGGTAAAAGAAAAGATGAGGGTTAGACATGTAAATGAAACAGTTTTGGGCAAGAAAGTTCAGAAGAGTCAAGTGAATAAGTGTGGATCTCACAGTTCACAATCTATTGAACTGGAATCTAGCGACTGGAGTGATGAATTAGACACAGCATCCTGCTCTGAAACTGATGGAAGTGATTATCCGTCATCATATGCTTTGCAGAATGGCATCAAACATAGTTCTGCCGACAGCAAATCCAAGGATAAGCTGAAAACAAAGTTCAAGGAAGGTCGTAAGCGAAGCCTTCATGATCTCTTATTCAAGGGTACTTGTTCTGAGATTTTAAATATTTCTGTGCATCAGGAATTTTAGTTGCGAAGTTTGTGGGCAAATCCATAGTGAAGTTCCAAAAATGTTCTTTGTTGGCAGGGACAAATTTATGATTCTACCAAAATAGAACTTGCAATTAGTTCTTTCTAGTCCTGAGTTTGATATTACGGATGATTACTTGATATTTTTATTGCATAGCTTCATATTTTACGATACAGATGTTTTCAATGATTTTCTGCCAGGAAATAGTTCCAGCGTTGTAAACAAAGTGGTGGAAACAACTAGCAGATGTTGCGGAGTGGTGATGAAAAATGCTGTGGATGGTAGAGCTCAAACAAGTGAAACGAACAATGCACTGAGGTGAGAACTCTAGAGCATTCTTAAACCATGCCCTTAACTTTTACTGTGCTGATACCTCAATACCCTTAGTGACCTCTAACTGTGGAATGATATAGATGCTCAGAGAAACACCTACCTGAAAACTCAGATATGTTTGGTTGTGTTTGCGGGGGATCAAACAAAGATGAACACAGTCAATTACTACAGTGCAATAGGTTTTTACTTAAGGTACATGCTGCtgctttattttgttttactCAATTGTATCTTCTTAACATCTTGTGTATCGAAACCATTGGTATTTTGAACTTGTGGAAAGCACTTGCAAAACCCTTGAGATGTAAAACACTCTAGATTTCAGTAGAAATTAGCATAATGAGATAATGCTTTATGTGGCAGTAGCTTGAAATGTGTTCTAATTACCAGGAATCAAATCATATACGAGTAACTGTTTATAACCGATGGAAACTTAATTTAGCACTTATGAGTTGTAACAGCCTGAAGTGTAAATATGTGGTTCTGATTAGGGGCTTCGAGATGAGGGTGAAGCTGTTGACAATAAGAATGTTAGCTTTCATCAGAGATGCATGCCTTATGCGACATCTCATGTGATAATACCTGACAGTGACAGTGAAAGCCTTCAAACTGGAGAGAGGTTCAGCTGTGCTCGAACTGAGGTATCCAGCTCATGAAATTACTTATCAGACATCAGGAATTTTTTAAGCTTTAGTGATTTATGTGATAGGTTTACAAGGGTTGTAAACGAGAAGGATTTTTTCACAATCGTTCTCGTGACACAAATCGAAGTGGTGGTTGCCTTGTTCCTCAAGAGCAACTCAATGCATGGCAGCACATAAATCGACAGAAGCCACAGAGAAAAGGGCCTCCAATGCTGCTAAGTTGCAATGTTGAATCTGACTGTCGGGTGAGTTTCTTTGGTACTGGTGGACCAGATACTAGTCTTATAAGATGTTTCTACTCTTATCAGTTCATAATCTATGACGTTATACTTCTCTGTTTGCAGAAGGCTTACACTCGGTATAAACAATCAAAAAGTTGGAAACAGTTGGTGGTGTATAAATCAGGCATACATGCTTTGGGTCTATACACGTCACAGTTCATCTCTTGTGGGGCCATGGTCTGACCTTGCAGTGTATCACTGTCTCTTAGTTTGGAATTAGATGTTGAAGATCTTAAAAGTTCAATCTGAGTTGTTTTCTCCCTAGGTTGTGGAGTACGTAGGCGAAATAGTGGGGCTGCGCGTGGCAGACAGAAGGGAGAGTGAATATCACTCCGGAAAGAAGCTGCAGCATAAGAGTGCATGTTATTTCTTCAAGATAGATAAAGAGCACATAATCGATGCTACTCGCAAGGGTGGTATTGCTCGGTTCGTGAACCACTCATGTGAGGTAATTATCACATCATGAATATTTTGTATAGAGCAGTGTTTTCATGTAGACATCAAAGGTTTTTATGTTCTTCAACTGCGCTATACAATCAAATACtgaaatatagtagtaatatttaggAATATTAATTCTGACTTTGTCGATGTTGCTTGTGCAGCCAAACTGCGTTGCCAAAGTTATATCTGTGAGGACAGAAAAGAAGGTAATGTCTGCCTGCACTATTAAGTCTTGATTCGATGTTGTTCCCCTGTTTAACAAAACCTCATGTATTGCAAACAGGTTGTGTTTTTTGCCGAAAGAGACATATATCCCGGAGAGGAGATAACCTACGACTACCATTTCAACCACGAAGACGAAGGCGAAAAAATTCCTTGCTACTGTAATTCCAAGAGCTGCAGGCGTTATCTCAACTGAGACACAGACAAAATCTACGACTACCATTTTTGTGTAATGTGCAAGCTGTAGCGTACATATATGTTAGCAAATTATCCAACTTTTTTGGGTTGAAATTTGAAACATATTATTCCTCATCAACGATTTACAAGCCGCAGGAGCATAATTCCCAGTTGAAAAAAGTTGATGTGTGTTGATACATTAAAACAGAGGATATACATGTTTGTTATCTGATGATGACTCTAGTCTTTAGGAACCCCAATTTGGAATATTTGCAGTGGCTTCATTCACCATCTTCACCAATGTCACCTGCCATGAATTATACCCAAACTTGTGTTCACATATGCATATCCCACACAAAATTGCACACATATATTAATATATCATAGAGGTTATACCACACTCTCTGGGACACCGGGTGGTGGTAGGGAAAGGTTTCTTGGAGGCCAGTCGTAGTATGATCTCTTGTCAAATCTCCACTCTCCTATCTTTCCGGGTGTCATCTTACCCTGAAAAGGATTGAAGTAAATTGAGAACCAATATGCAACAAAGACCTAATGCTGGCTTAAGAAGATGTATCATATACCTGTAAATCGTAATCGCATCCGTATGTGTAATGGATTATGTAAGACTTCCCAATCGCCGTGTCCCAAGGGGGCTGTAGAGAATTAATCAAGATGGTCAACTTTATTGGTCATTAATTAGTACTACCTCTATCTATAAGACTATAtctaatagtttttttttttcatttttgcttACTCTGATATGGGGTGGAGTCTATTTTCCATGCGTATATTCTTAGTAAGTTGTTACGTATATCAAGATGAGCTACTTTTATGCATCCATGAAGAAAAGGAGATGAAGATCATAAGAAAGCAACAGCATACCACATGCCCCACAAATTCCTCTGCTATCTAAACTATAGAAGACGTTATTTTTAAAGAAACTGAGAAGAAATGACAGTAAAACTAGCCCACCTGAATCATGAAGTCCTTGTGCAATATGTTACCAACATCATGAAGAGCAGACGCAACGGCATATGCATACCTACATTCACAAGTAAACAACTTAGTTAGACATCAAAATGTTTATTAATCAGTGTTGTTAGGTGTTTATGGGGCAGAGAGGTAAAAATCTGAGGTGTGGGGCGATGGGAGAGACGAGGCCTCGCCTTGTGCTTGTTAATCTCAGTTAAGCTGGAAAGAAGCTTACATCTCAAGTACCCATCCAAAAGCTTTATCTGCTTCCGGGTCTTTCTTCATGGCCAACGACACATTCATCCAAGTCGGGGCTATCTTTTTCAGAGCATCCTAACACACAATAACTCGGTCGACATAACTTTCCAACTTGTAGGAGTGCAAGAAATAGGGCAGAAAGCTTAAGATACCTTCCGTAAAATGACTGGGGAATTCCCAATCGGGTCGATGTTAGTAATTGGTCCTCTATCCTCGGGGAAGAACTTGCGCAGGATCTTCTCGAATTTCTTAGGCTCAATGTAGAAGAAAGGGAAGGCGGCTGCAAGGCCGTCTCTGGACAAGTTCGGGATTGGCTTGACCAGAAGGTGGTCCGGCTCCGACATAAATATGTAGCTGCATGATGTAAGGTCACTCCATTAAGTAGCTAAAATCAATATGAGccttaaaagaaagaaaaaggaagtgGTTTCATTTCATACTCTTCTTCAATGTTTGCTTGTTGGAGCCACTGCACAAATGCCCAAGGTCTGTTTAGGACAATGTACCCCTGCCATTAGATTAATAGGAGTCAATTGTGAAGGATTCTTGTTTTTGAATCAAGTTATCCTTTTAGctatataaaatgaaaaaaaaagaaagctGAGCTACTTGCTTCAATCAAAGTCACCCAAAAAGATCCCCCAAATTCTATGGGGGGATTATacacaaaaaacaaaataagaacAAAACTAGAAAGATAATCTCATGATTCAAGGGCTTCAATCAAAAGTCACCTAATTGAGTAAAAAACCTCCAAATCTAGAATAACAAAAGAAATTATATGAATAAATCTGGAAGAATGAAAACCCACAAATGCAAGGGCTTCAATCAAAAGTCACTCAATTTGAGTAAAAAAAGGACCCCCCAAAATCAAGGCTTATACTGTTATACACAAAAATAAGAACAAAACTAGATGAAAGAAAAATTCCCAAATTCAATGCTTCAATCAGAAGTCACCTAattgagtaaaaaataaattcaaggcTTATCAagaaaacaataacaaaactaGAATAAGAAAAGTCGCTCAATTGAGTAAAAACCCCCAAATTCAATGGCTTCAATCGAAAGTCACCCAATTGAATAAAACCCCCAAATTCTAGGGCTTATACACAAAATAAGAACAAAACTAGAAGACAGAAAACCTGGTCCACTCCATCGGGAAGGGGCTGAGCGACAAATGTGGGAATCTCATCCATGAATCGATCGGGCTTGCCGGAATGCAGGACTCTGGTGAATCCCCCCATGTCGGAGCTAGGGTTCCGCAGCTTCTGCTGCTTGAACCAGTAGTACATCACCCTGCACTGCCACGTGTTGTAGACCGAGTCGGAGGCGGTGACGGCGGTGTGGAAcagcctccgcctccgcccctTCCTGGCGGCGTCCGTCGGCATTCTTATGATCGGATCGACCGACGATTCGCCCGGGAATCCCTGCTTGAGCGAGGCATTGGCGGAGATGATGATGTTGTAGGTGATGAGCGCCGTGGAGAAGCTGATCACTGCGGCGAAGAACAGATTCCTACCACCCATTTCTGATTTCTCGGTGATGGATTTGGTGAATTGTTAGGCAGcattaatcaaatttttttcAGCTCTAACTAACTGATTTGAGTTGACTAATTTGGTTTAGTTGAAATTTTGATTCTTTATTGCCATGTCGTTGCatgtttgtttttttctttgtgaATTATTGAGCTAAGTTGTAAATAGGGATTCTAGCTGCCTAATTTTATTCAACTTTTAGGCTTTTGAATAATTCATGATTCTATTCTATATGGATTGGATCACTTATGAATTGTTAACCGGATTGGTCTATTCGGCCCGGACGACATTTTCGATTTTCAAGCTTCGATAGGCCAAACTGGAACCGGATTATCACCCCCGGTCCAATTCCGCTTCCTATATATATTTTCGAATTGGAAATGGGTAAGTAATTGCCGATTTGGGTacgaaacaaaaataaatatggaTAAATGGCTAAAAATGTAGTCAGTTTTGAATTAGAACCATTGATTTTTGGTTTTGTAATTGGAACCTTTGTATATCCTGATGGTTCGTTTATGGTTCTGCATGTCTTGAAATGTAATCGGCGCCTCGGTGGTTGCAGTTCGGGACCGGCGGCACCCCTGCCCCTAGACTGGCAAGCTTAAATCCAAATTAGGCTTCAATATGTTTTAGTCAAGTACTACTCCATTTTGTCCTAACTCAAAATGATCAAGGAGAATATTGATCTGCCCAAGAATCATATCATACGAGAATGGGCTAAGAAACTTATTGGGCTCTCATTTGAAAAATAAAGCCCAATTTATCAAGGCTTTGCTACAAGCCCAATTCTACATACTACAGCCTATAAGTGcgaaaatatttttcataaatattagaaaataaaaacaagtgtgaaaaaaaatgggaaaaactaaatgagaaaaataaaaagggaGAGGTAATTACGTGGGACACAACATCTTTGAATAACGCatgcatctttaattatttcGATTTGAATTTGACAATTGCCTAATCAAGTTGccaattataaattttttataaccAAACGTACCCTTTTTCATTCAAATCAACTTACCTTTTCCCTTGATTGTTGGAacctttttttataaaaataataaatcaaaagaaaacgAAGAGTGGAGGTGTCGGTCGATCACAGTCCACAcacaatatatgt
This portion of the Salvia splendens isolate huo1 chromosome 10, SspV2, whole genome shotgun sequence genome encodes:
- the LOC121750095 gene encoding uncharacterized protein LOC121750095 isoform X2, whose amino-acid sequence is MPWSVHVNLQILRGSCDADPGNAVFMDNGETIAHWWKVFSSKIRIRVLEGPRGWDWPEGISVTSGLTDHPISSLSNSSITLNQVDSCRASASYEQKSRGVINSKENHSCRNIVDEYLYRGTDRPSRDSGNSFFKNFMSNSHQTQHLHGLLNSTSVHSEKASQPVVPSLNLKTSCSGFSDGSKNSLIVEKPGVSSSIELRLGQPSQKSLTLNMKHQLAVGSNLHGIHEEASNVFCQDKLLQTKANKWQGSGPTHQFANINSSPAGKRRPTHLEHSHGVRGGYAATANCWKDSSNISLQTTTNLSSKLQTNNPETKCQFRNIYENSSCRHAYENERDKIYLPYSSPASTIKELGMDVSNGPSKMNEDKVVEYALDGLVGAAKSHTEVSGELKGKARSFNLVLGENSSAFLGKNLDSHHVSTMPTDKSHGRKFSNNYLKISSLSDITHFSYNNLKPIQNPMVSEEIPQGPTTKNSAFVHNPVPTLPKENSSLIRKGLQYKSVEMPGAWNMFDLSGRDNGPPVRGVQEHEIAKNPCVQSPMTIAPSTSQDSTQLRDSLSIIKFPETGDRSRLPGYWMGYNCERFCTKGRSQYAENSVLPHMEQLYLWGSECNITRSKKEHSSQGLPYASVPEKCSPTNQENYLAGQYDLNDDNFGIMAKGDRSGLATTSSLHSKLKTNFCFLETTKSFDKAKSSVVPNTKSAESYYFQWRDVPKKGTGNCSLTGKEREVVSHSPLGCPAADVSKSLAEFTPIVVPVKEHEITNISSGCSAPDVTQSSSEVNKKESPTTEVRNIRFADSLVLDNGSGNVRSCSSDDALDSESGPEFFESVSKINSTKSKPFNLVPRKESLSLVEEIRVQNSLQLKMPPYKIKRSYTFHEDSDCLQNFELAPKKKRKTVKWMKLDVSGNSSIDNKTPKCSEEVGQNANSFSDMLIQHKGDQQQSPSSCAEYVEQSDKQRNSAFPAATWISRGKDFNEVHQHEHQQQWNTCKSLVVNATLRASEVLRKKRLRLNDDSSRPIETREKFCSGAALTGKWTSLGGSKSLSKSSFEKRIVRPTVCGKYGIISNGNPSKPTKIVPLRVVLKTAASLVDKSSRKADNYKKLKSTSVKEKMRVRHVNETVLGKKVQKSQVNKCGSHSSQSIELESSDWSDELDTASCSETDGSDYPSSYALQNGIKHSSADSKSKDKLKTKFKEGRKRSLHDLLFKGNSSSVVNKVVETTSRCCGVVMKNAVDGRAQTSETNNALRCSEKHLPENSDMFGCVCGGSNKDEHSQLLQCNRFLLKGLRDEGEAVDNKNVSFHQRCMPYATSHVIIPDSDSESLQTGERFSCARTEVYKGCKREGFFHNRSRDTNRSGGCLVPQEQLNAWQHINRQKPQRKGPPMLLSCNVESDCRKAYTRYKQSKSWKQLVVYKSGIHALGLYTSQFISCGAMVVEYVGEIVGLRVADRRESEYHSGKKLQHKSACYFFKIDKEHIIDATRKGGIARFVNHSCEPNCVAKVISVRTEKKVVFFAERDIYPGEEITYDYHFNHEDEGEKIPCYCNSKSCRRYLN
- the LOC121750096 gene encoding hydroxyproline O-arabinosyltransferase 1-like, which translates into the protein MGGRNLFFAAVISFSTALITYNIIISANASLKQGFPGESSVDPIIRMPTDAARKGRRRRLFHTAVTASDSVYNTWQCRVMYYWFKQQKLRNPSSDMGGFTRVLHSGKPDRFMDEIPTFVAQPLPDGVDQGYIVLNRPWAFVQWLQQANIEEDYIFMSEPDHLLVKPIPNLSRDGLAAAFPFFYIEPKKFEKILRKFFPEDRGPITNIDPIGNSPVILRKDALKKIAPTWMNVSLAMKKDPEADKAFGWVLEMYAYAVASALHDVGNILHKDFMIQPPWDTAIGKSYIIHYTYGCDYDLQGKMTPGKIGEWRFDKRSYYDWPPRNLSLPPPGVPESVVTLVKMVNEATANIPNWGS
- the LOC121750095 gene encoding uncharacterized protein LOC121750095 isoform X1, with the protein product MERSLHSPADMEDTWRRQLWRQSELPPPPSSLLDSRAQLSDADCRLYMQLLQESMPLTGGMTRDHMPSNMHGVDNVGYADLGASFLSLISGPTAHVPCDQQHLFDPNTLPVSNPHPPSDGAANGLSKGSIVSGLPGFSWPHRLDLPNLTSGSFFQPSTSSNADSNCRNNYEILQAASLDVRKSQTVACQNSHEKGKVNCLYPPTGSNTSSKILEKYPLITASQKFPVDNNASVCSPYNPSNSFFRVSCCGISGSLLLSDTGLLGVVCTCHGLCMSISKFLEHSGSCDADPGNAVFMDNGETIAHWWKVFSSKIRIRVLEGPRGWDWPEGISVTSGLTDHPISSLSNSSITLNQVDSCRASASYEQKSRGVINSKENHSCRNIVDEYLYRGTDRPSRDSGNSFFKNFMSNSHQTQHLHGLLNSTSVHSEKASQPVVPSLNLKTSCSGFSDGSKNSLIVEKPGVSSSIELRLGQPSQKSLTLNMKHQLAVGSNLHGIHEEASNVFCQDKLLQTKANKWQGSGPTHQFANINSSPAGKRRPTHLEHSHGVRGGYAATANCWKDSSNISLQTTTNLSSKLQTNNPETKCQFRNIYENSSCRHAYENERDKIYLPYSSPASTIKELGMDVSNGPSKMNEDKVVEYALDGLVGAAKSHTEVSGELKGKARSFNLVLGENSSAFLGKNLDSHHVSTMPTDKSHGRKFSNNYLKISSLSDITHFSYNNLKPIQNPMVSEEIPQGPTTKNSAFVHNPVPTLPKENSSLIRKGLQYKSVEMPGAWNMFDLSGRDNGPPVRGVQEHEIAKNPCVQSPMTIAPSTSQDSTQLRDSLSIIKFPETGDRSRLPGYWMGYNCERFCTKGRSQYAENSVLPHMEQLYLWGSECNITRSKKEHSSQGLPYASVPEKCSPTNQENYLAGQYDLNDDNFGIMAKGDRSGLATTSSLHSKLKTNFCFLETTKSFDKAKSSVVPNTKSAESYYFQWRDVPKKGTGNCSLTGKEREVVSHSPLGCPAADVSKSLAEFTPIVVPVKEHEITNISSGCSAPDVTQSSSEVNKKESPTTEVRNIRFADSLVLDNGSGNVRSCSSDDALDSESGPEFFESVSKINSTKSKPFNLVPRKESLSLVEEIRVQNSLQLKMPPYKIKRSYTFHEDSDCLQNFELAPKKKRKTVKWMKLDVSGNSSIDNKTPKCSEEVGQNANSFSDMLIQHKGDQQQSPSSCAEYVEQSDKQRNSAFPAATWISRGKDFNEVHQHEHQQQWNTCKSLVVNATLRASEVLRKKRLRLNDDSSRPIETREKFCSGAALTGKWTSLGGSKSLSKSSFEKRIVRPTVCGKYGIISNGNPSKPTKIVPLRVVLKTAASLVDKSSRKADNYKKLKSTSVKEKMRVRHVNETVLGKKVQKSQVNKCGSHSSQSIELESSDWSDELDTASCSETDGSDYPSSYALQNGIKHSSADSKSKDKLKTKFKEGRKRSLHDLLFKGNSSSVVNKVVETTSRCCGVVMKNAVDGRAQTSETNNALRCSEKHLPENSDMFGCVCGGSNKDEHSQLLQCNRFLLKGLRDEGEAVDNKNVSFHQRCMPYATSHVIIPDSDSESLQTGERFSCARTEVYKGCKREGFFHNRSRDTNRSGGCLVPQEQLNAWQHINRQKPQRKGPPMLLSCNVESDCRKAYTRYKQSKSWKQLVVYKSGIHALGLYTSQFISCGAMVVEYVGEIVGLRVADRRESEYHSGKKLQHKSACYFFKIDKEHIIDATRKGGIARFVNHSCEPNCVAKVISVRTEKKVVFFAERDIYPGEEITYDYHFNHEDEGEKIPCYCNSKSCRRYLN